A genomic region of Echeneis naucrates chromosome 24, fEcheNa1.1, whole genome shotgun sequence contains the following coding sequences:
- the bmp2b gene encoding bone morphogenetic protein 2b, which yields MVAVVRSLMVLLLAQVLLEGATGLIPEVGRRKYSESGKQTPEQSESFLNEFELRLLNMFGLRRRPTPSKQAVVPQYMLDLYRMHSANGDHSTKRPKSMGKHADRAASKANTIRSFHHEEAMEALASLKGKTTQQFYFNLTSIPDEELITSAELRIYRDQVMGAAALNTNSKNSSTSDSGPAGGFHRINIFEIFGAPATHGGEPLVRLLDTRLVQDSLSRWESFDVSPAVSQWTSGKGHNHGFMVEVLHPEEGEKNGEHAQRRSRHVRVSRSLHQDQDSWPQARPLLVTYGHDGRGDSVLHTREKRQAALRKQRRKQQHKASCKRHALYVDFSDVGWNEWIVAPPGYHAFYCHGECPFPLADHLNSTNHAIVQTLVNSVNSNIPRACCVPTDLSPISLLYLDEYEKVILKNYQDMVVEGCGCR from the exons ATGGTCGCCGTGGTCCGCTCTCTCATGGTACTGCTGCTCGCTCAGGTGTTGCTGGAAGGTGCTACGGGACTAATCCCTGAGGTCGGCCGGAGGAAATACAGCGAATCCGGGAAGCAGACCCCGGAGCAGTCGGAGAGCTTCCTCAACGAGTTCGAGCTTCGGCTTCTCAATATGTTTGGACTGAGGCGCAGGCCGACCCCGAGCAAGCAAGCGGTGGTGCCGCAGTACATGCTGGACCTTTACCGCATGCACTCAGCGAACGGAGACCACAGCACTAAACGACCCAAGAGCATGGGGAAACACGCAGATAGAGCCGCCAGCAAGGCCAACACGATTAGAAGCTTTCACCACGAAG AGGCTATGGAGGCCCTGGCTAGCCTGAAAGGCAAAACAACCCAGCAGTTCTACTTCAACCTCACTTCTATCCCTGATGAGGAGCTCATCACCTCTGCAGAGCTACGTATCTACAGGGATCAGGTCATGGGAGCTGCAGCTCTTAACACCAActccaaaaacagcagcactagTGATAGTGGTCCTGCTGGGGGTTTCCATCGTATCAACATTTTTGAGATATTCGGAGCTCCTGCCACTCATGGTGGAGAACCCCTGGTACGTCTGCTGGACACTCGGCTAGTGCAGGACTCTTTAAGCCGCTGGGAAAGCTTTGACGTTAGCCCTGCTGTATCTCAGTGGACTTCTGGCAAAGGCCACAATCATGGTTTCATGGTGGAGGTACTTCACCcagaggaaggggagaagaATGGGGAACATGCCCAGAGACGCAGTAGGCATGTCAGGGTGAGCCGGTCCCtgcaccaggaccaggactcatGGCCTCAGGCCCGGCCCTTGCTGGTGACATACGGTCACGATGGCCGTGGGGACTCAGTACTGCACACGCGAGAAAAACGTCAGGCAGCACTCCGCAAACAGCGcagaaagcaacaacacaagGCAAGCTGCAAGAGGCATGCCCTGTATGTGGACTTCAGTGATGTGGGGTGGAACGAGTGGATAGTGGCACCCCCAGGTTACCATGCCTTTTATTGCCATGGGGAATGTCCGTTCCCCCTTGCAGACCACCTCAATTCAACCAATCACGCCATTGTGCAGACGCTGGTCAATTCAGTCAACTCAAACATCCCAAGAGCCTGTTGTGTGCCCACTGACCTCAGCCCCATCTCCCTGCTCTACTTGGATGAATATGAGAAGGTCATCCTGAAAAACTACCAGGACATGGTGGTGGAAGGATGCGGCTGCCGGTGA